A part of Aegilops tauschii subsp. strangulata cultivar AL8/78 chromosome 2, Aet v6.0, whole genome shotgun sequence genomic DNA contains:
- the LOC109749362 gene encoding uncharacterized protein, translated as MASSSEKAPSPAAADLPERGKITVAGGKPKGKTRRMTQEEIDSYIRHKGVRIPVDSVRRASKLRLALTNLDDLGSLPVSPDDLDDYVTNMIREVNAIEDDFQKERDEIAKEYYAKGYVEREVSDDDEAGASNARVEMGSPSPRTGSTVTVRKLN; from the coding sequence ATGGCGAGTTCGTCGGAGAAGGCGCCTTCCCCTGCAGCGGCGGATCTGCCGGAGCGAGGTAAGATTACGGTGGCCGGCGGCAAACCAAAGGGGAAAACGAGGAGGATGACGCAGGAGGAGATCGACAGCTACATCCGGCACAAGGGCGTGCGCATCCCCGTCGACTCCGTCCGCAGGGCGAGCAAGCTGAGGCTGGCCCTCACCAACCTCGACGACCTCGGCAGCCTCCCGGTGTCCCCGGACGACCTGGACGACTACGTCACCAACATGATCCGGGAGGTGAACGCGATCGAGGATGACTTCCAGAAAGAGAGAGACGAGATCGCCAAGGAGTACTACGCAAAGGGCTACGTCGAGCGCGAGGTCAGCGACGACGACGAAGCAGGAGCCAGCAACGCCCGTGTGGAGATGGGCTCGCCCTCGCCCAGGACCGGAAGCACCGTAACCGTAAGGAAGCTCAACTGA
- the LOC141041133 gene encoding uncharacterized protein produces the protein MLCTSGWEITHPNCLLQCLSSAASNHCPLLVDCVSRPPGARRFHFERFWPKLDGFHHVVSEAWNFGHLDPDPYRRIVARLKVTARRLQSWSARTIGNVSLQLKVAREIIARLDAAQDFRPLSHDEAWLRRKLKCSYLGLASLERSIARQRVRLAWLRGDDVAVSYLKIHASHRKQRTAITSLQVGGLIVTSHDAMAEAAFHHISGVLGTTEAREFSIDQSLLRQYASPLDDLDEPFSEEEIWRAVKCLPSSKAPGPDGFTAEFLPAKQDIYDAFNKFYTANGRGFQKLNQALLTLLPERADAAVLSDYRPISLIHLIAKLFAKVLSLRLAPKLGAMVSTNQSAFIVGRCIHDNFLLVQ, from the coding sequence ATGCTTTGCACATCCGGTTGGGAGATCACCCATCCCAACTGCTTGCTCCAATGTCTTTCCTCCGCGGCCTCCAATCACTGCCCCCTGCTCGTGGATTGTGTCTCTCGCCCGCCCGGCGCTCGCCGCTTCCACTTCGAGCGCTTCTGGCCGAAACTCGACGGGTTCCACCACGTGGTCTCCGAGGCGTGGAACTTCGGCCATCTAGACCCCGACCCCTACCGGCGCATCGTGGCGCGCCTCAAGGTCACCGCTCGTCGCCTCCAATCGTGGAGTGCGCGCACCATTGGCAACGTCTCCCTCCAACTCAAGGTGGCTCGTGAGATCATCGCTAGACTTGACGCCGCCCAAGATTTCCGGCCGCTCAGCCACGACGAGGCATGGCTACGGCGGAAGCTTAAGTGTTCCTACCTCGGGCTGGCCTCCCTCGAGCGTTCCATCGCGCGTCAGCGCGTCCGTCTCGCCTGGCTTCGCGGCGACGACGTGGCCGTCTCCTACCTCAAGATCCACGCCTCTCATAGGAAACAACGGACCGCCATTACCTCCCTCCAAGTTGGAGGGTTGATTGTCACTAGCCACGACGCCATGGCCGAGGCCGCCTTCCACCACATCTCGGGCGTCCTTGGCACGACTGAGGCGCGGGAGTTCTCCATCGACCAATCACTCCTCCGGCAGTACGCCTCCCCCCTTGATGACCTCGACGAGCCTTTCTCCGAGGAGGAAATCTGGCGCGCGGTTAAGTGCTTACCTTCCAGCAAAGCGCCAGGACCTGATGGCTTCACGGCCGAGTTTCTTCCGGCAAAGCAAGATATTTATGACGCGTTCAACAAGTTCTACACCGCCAACGGGCGTGGCTTCCAAAAGCTTAACCAGGCACTCCTCACCCTGCTACCCGAGCGTGCGGACGCAGCCGTGCTCTCAGATTATCGCCCCATTAGCCTCATCCACCTCATCGCCAAACTCTTTGCGAAGGTTCTCTCGCTTCGCCTTGCACCGAAGCTCGGCGCCATGGTTTCGACTAACCAAAGCGCTTTCATCGTCGGGAGATGCATCCATGACAATTTCCTCCTGGTTCAGTAG